In the genome of Chryseobacterium oryzae, one region contains:
- a CDS encoding NAD(P)/FAD-dependent oxidoreductase: protein METREKIIIIGGGFAGLQLAKSLNNKNKKVIVLDKVNHHMFQPLFYQVACGRIEPSNISFPFRKIFQRSRNTQFRLTEVKEIIPSQNKVITDGAEFSYDKLIIATGCKTNFFGNKELETKAFGMKNTQEAISIRNHVLVTFEKLILEKSRSDDGNWNIVIVGSGPTGVELAGAFAEMKKEILPRDYPYMNFDHLEIILVSSTEKPLAVMSPEAQEKSEKYLKELGVKFLSGEVVTDYDGDKVYLRSGKEIPSNNVIWAAGVTGNVIDGFPAENLMRNRYIVDRFNKVKGYHNIFAIGDIAYMETPKYPQGHPQVANVAINQAKNLGKNFLRKNKNEWVEYEYKDQGSLATIGKHRAVVDLPFIKFQGFFAWYFWMFLHLMLILSVRNKLAIFFNWMWSYFNKDSSLRLIIAPNKKNSTQQ, encoded by the coding sequence ATGGAAACAAGGGAAAAGATTATTATCATTGGAGGTGGCTTTGCAGGGCTTCAGCTGGCAAAATCGCTCAACAATAAAAATAAAAAAGTTATTGTTCTGGATAAAGTAAACCACCACATGTTTCAGCCTTTATTTTATCAGGTTGCATGTGGAAGAATAGAGCCTTCCAACATTTCTTTTCCTTTCAGAAAAATATTTCAGAGATCCAGAAATACACAATTCAGGCTTACGGAAGTAAAAGAAATTATCCCTTCCCAAAATAAAGTAATTACAGACGGAGCAGAATTTTCTTACGATAAATTAATTATTGCCACAGGTTGTAAAACCAATTTTTTCGGTAACAAAGAATTAGAAACTAAAGCTTTCGGTATGAAGAATACTCAGGAAGCAATTAGCATACGAAATCATGTACTTGTCACTTTCGAAAAGCTTATTCTCGAGAAAAGCAGAAGCGATGATGGCAATTGGAATATTGTGATTGTTGGAAGCGGGCCAACCGGAGTTGAACTTGCCGGTGCCTTCGCAGAAATGAAAAAAGAGATTCTACCAAGGGATTATCCTTATATGAATTTCGACCATCTTGAAATTATTCTGGTAAGTTCTACCGAAAAACCATTGGCTGTAATGAGTCCCGAAGCTCAGGAAAAATCTGAAAAATATCTAAAAGAGCTTGGCGTAAAATTTTTGAGTGGTGAAGTGGTTACCGATTACGATGGTGATAAAGTTTACCTTAGAAGTGGAAAAGAAATACCTTCTAACAATGTAATTTGGGCAGCTGGGGTAACAGGTAACGTGATTGATGGTTTTCCTGCGGAAAATCTTATGCGAAACCGTTATATTGTAGATCGTTTCAATAAAGTGAAAGGTTATCATAATATTTTTGCGATTGGAGATATTGCGTATATGGAAACTCCAAAATATCCACAGGGACATCCACAAGTGGCTAATGTAGCAATCAATCAGGCAAAAAATTTAGGCAAAAACTTTCTTCGGAAAAATAAAAATGAATGGGTAGAATATGAATATAAAGACCAAGGTTCTCTAGCAACTATCGGGAAACACAGAGCTGTTGTAGATTTGCCTTTCATCAAATTTCAAGGTTTTTTTGCTTGGTATTTTTGGATGTTTCTTCATTTAATGCTTATTTTGAGCGTTCGAAATAAACTGGCAATTTTTTTCAACTGGATGTGGAGCTACTTCAATAAAGATTCTTCATTAAGGTTAATAATTGCCCCCAATAAAAAAAACAGTACACAGCAATGA
- a CDS encoding glycoside hydrolase family 25 protein encodes MSGKKYTKKTAKRIHKKRWKNYFFRRRILLLILILALVGTGFYLKQSITYYYAMYFNKFTHKKLQNTESESLRIQKILSDNLDKTYGFDISHYQNKEDIKWDSLSIGNKTIPLEFVVMRATMGNRSADKNFDEFWESAKKHNLIRGAYHFYRADEDPVIQANNFLENVKLESGDLPPVLDIEKMPRKKSKKNLIEDLKVWCKIVENTYGKKPIIYTYYHYYKDFLRGEFDGYPIWLANYNDVPEPSSEDQWQFWQFTENGIVYGINSKIDLNIYNGGIWSLKGLTLD; translated from the coding sequence ATGAGTGGTAAAAAGTACACCAAAAAAACTGCCAAAAGAATACATAAAAAGAGATGGAAAAATTATTTTTTCCGTAGAAGAATTCTATTGCTGATACTTATCCTTGCATTGGTGGGAACAGGTTTTTATCTAAAACAGTCTATTACTTATTACTACGCTATGTATTTTAATAAGTTTACACATAAAAAACTTCAGAATACTGAAAGTGAGTCTTTAAGAATTCAGAAAATACTTTCGGATAATCTGGATAAGACTTATGGATTCGATATTTCTCATTATCAGAATAAAGAAGATATAAAATGGGACAGTTTAAGTATAGGAAATAAAACGATTCCTTTAGAGTTTGTGGTGATGAGGGCGACAATGGGAAACCGCAGTGCCGATAAAAATTTTGATGAATTTTGGGAATCAGCAAAAAAACATAATCTTATTCGAGGTGCTTATCATTTTTACAGAGCAGATGAAGATCCGGTTATTCAGGCAAATAATTTTCTTGAAAATGTAAAACTTGAAAGTGGTGATCTCCCTCCTGTATTGGATATTGAAAAAATGCCAAGAAAAAAATCTAAAAAAAATTTAATTGAAGATTTGAAAGTTTGGTGTAAAATTGTAGAAAATACCTACGGAAAGAAGCCAATTATTTATACGTATTATCATTATTACAAAGATTTTCTGAGAGGAGAGTTTGATGGTTATCCCATTTGGCTTGCCAATTATAATGACGTTCCGGAGCCTTCCTCAGAAGACCAATGGCAGTTTTGGCAGTTTACAGAAAACGGAATTGTATATGGAATTAATTCTAAAATAGATTTGAATATTTATAACGGCGGAATTTGGTCGCTGAAAGGATTGACATTGGATTGA
- a CDS encoding DUF6705 family protein: MKKIIYLLSITFSIIFFNQCSVQNAPQHISDPAADKFEGTWKWGNQINGLILIMKKENNTQPFKNNPNMLLDSLIGFHKIYKAGVLTEDNTTFSSSNFIDKKQSIIGNTENNDPNKLRIWMTHKNKGIELEILYIDSTHIKIIDVSNQEGVRFILPGKAPTDWSIDIPNNIILTKQ; encoded by the coding sequence ATGAAAAAAATAATATATTTATTGAGTATAACCTTCAGTATAATCTTTTTTAATCAATGTAGTGTACAAAATGCTCCTCAACATATTTCAGATCCTGCAGCAGATAAATTTGAAGGAACTTGGAAATGGGGAAATCAAATCAATGGTTTGATATTAATTATGAAAAAAGAGAATAATACACAGCCTTTCAAAAATAATCCTAATATGTTACTAGACTCTTTGATAGGATTTCATAAGATATATAAAGCAGGTGTTTTAACTGAAGATAATACAACATTTAGCAGTTCAAATTTTATTGATAAAAAACAATCAATAATAGGAAATACGGAAAATAATGATCCTAATAAACTAAGAATTTGGATGACACATAAGAATAAAGGTATAGAATTGGAAATTTTATATATTGATTCAACACACATTAAAATAATTGATGTAAGTAATCAGGAAGGAGTAAGGTTTATACTTCCTGGAAAAGCACCTACAGATTGGTCTATAGATATTCCTAATAATATTATTTTAACAAAGCAATAA